One region of Actinomycetota bacterium genomic DNA includes:
- the msrB gene encoding peptide-methionine (R)-S-oxide reductase MsrB has translation MDAITKTEEEWRQELSPAQYRVLRQAGTEAPFTGEYYDCHDDGMYHCAACGAPLFSSDAKFESGTGWPSFTEPVVAAAVELHRDRSHGMTRTEVRCARCGSHLGHVFDDGPRPAGTRYCMNSCALDLERGGAASVGSAGGDDQ, from the coding sequence ATGGACGCGATCACGAAGACCGAGGAGGAGTGGCGGCAGGAATTGAGCCCTGCCCAGTACCGGGTTCTGCGCCAGGCCGGTACCGAGGCCCCCTTTACCGGTGAGTACTATGACTGCCATGACGACGGGATGTACCACTGTGCCGCGTGCGGGGCGCCGCTGTTCTCCTCGGACGCCAAGTTCGAGTCAGGGACCGGCTGGCCCAGCTTCACGGAGCCCGTGGTGGCTGCCGCCGTCGAGTTGCACCGGGACCGCAGCCACGGCATGACCCGCACGGAGGTCCGGTGCGCACGCTGCGGCTCGCATCTGGGGCACGTGTTCGACGACGGGCCCCGGCCGGCGGGCACGCGCTACTGCATGAACTCGTGCGCGCTCGATCTCGAGCGCGGGGGTGCCGCATCGGTGGGCTCAGCGGGAGGCGACGACCAGTGA
- the msrA gene encoding peptide-methionine (S)-S-oxide reductase MsrA, whose product MKATFGAGCFWGVEAAFRRVPGVTGTAVGYAGGKTEQPTYEQVCTHRTGHAEVVEVDYDPEQVSYDQLLDVFWSIHNPTTKNRQGLDIGSNYRSVIFYRDEAQRAAAEASKEAVNHSGKHWRKVVTQVVPEAPFWRAEEYHQQYYDKKGIASCEI is encoded by the coding sequence GTGAAGGCGACGTTCGGGGCGGGCTGCTTCTGGGGTGTCGAGGCGGCGTTCCGCCGGGTACCGGGGGTGACGGGCACCGCGGTGGGCTACGCCGGTGGCAAGACCGAGCAGCCGACCTATGAGCAGGTGTGCACCCACCGCACCGGGCACGCCGAGGTGGTGGAGGTGGACTACGACCCCGAGCAGGTGAGCTACGACCAGCTGCTCGACGTCTTCTGGTCCATCCACAACCCGACGACCAAGAACCGCCAGGGGTTGGACATCGGGAGCAACTACCGCTCGGTGATCTTCTACCGCGACGAGGCCCAGAGGGCGGCCGCCGAGGCATCGAAGGAGGCGGTGAACCACAGCGGGAAGCACTGGCGCAAGGTGGTCACCCAGGTCGTCCCCGAGGCGCCGTTCTGGCGGGCCGAGGAGTACCACCAGCAGTACTACGACAAGAAGGGCATCGCCAGCTGCGAGATCTGA
- a CDS encoding DUF1059 domain-containing protein, whose product MDAGANCNGHFKAATKEELMRTVSDHFKKKHGVDDPTQTIMNLVAKLSK is encoded by the coding sequence GTGGACGCAGGTGCGAACTGCAACGGACACTTCAAGGCGGCAACCAAGGAAGAGCTGATGCGGACGGTCTCGGACCACTTCAAGAAGAAGCACGGGGTCGATGACCCGACGCAGACCATCATGAACCTGGTCGCCAAGCTTTCGAAGTAG